From the Streptomyces sp. Tu 2975 genome, one window contains:
- a CDS encoding response regulator transcription factor — translation MASVLVVEDDQFVRSALIRHLTEASHTVRSVGTALEALREVAHFRFDVVILDLGLPDLDGAEALKMLRGITDVPVIIATARDDEAEIVRLLNDGADDYLTKPFSVEHLSARMAAVLRRSRAAGEAPPSRVIQVGGLSIDPLRRQAELDGDRLDLTRREFDLLAFLAGRPGVVVPRKELLAEVWQQSYGDDQTIDVHLSWLRRKLGETAARPRYLHTLRGVGVKLEPPNGPRP, via the coding sequence ATGGCAAGTGTGCTCGTGGTCGAGGACGACCAGTTCGTGCGCTCCGCCCTCATCAGGCACTTGACCGAGGCCTCCCACACGGTACGGAGCGTCGGCACGGCCCTCGAGGCGCTGCGCGAGGTGGCCCATTTCCGGTTCGACGTCGTCATTCTCGACCTCGGACTGCCCGATCTGGACGGCGCGGAGGCGCTGAAGATGCTCCGCGGCATCACCGACGTTCCCGTGATCATCGCGACCGCGCGGGACGACGAGGCCGAGATCGTACGGCTGCTCAACGACGGTGCCGACGACTATCTGACCAAGCCGTTCTCCGTGGAGCACCTGTCGGCCAGGATGGCGGCCGTACTGCGCCGTTCGCGGGCGGCGGGCGAGGCGCCGCCCTCGCGGGTGATCCAGGTCGGCGGACTGTCCATCGACCCGCTGCGCCGCCAGGCCGAACTGGACGGCGACCGCCTCGACCTCACCCGCAGGGAGTTCGACCTGCTGGCCTTCCTCGCCGGCCGGCCCGGGGTCGTCGTCCCCCGCAAGGAGTTGCTGGCCGAGGTCTGGCAGCAGAGCTACGGCGACGACCAGACCATCGACGTCCATCTGAGCTGGCTGCGCCGCAAACTGGGCGAGACGGCGGCCCGGCCGCGCTATCTGCACACGCTGCGCGGGGTCGGAGTGAAGCTCGAGCCACCGAACGGACCCCGGCCATGA